One Mycolicibacterium fortuitum subsp. fortuitum genomic window carries:
- a CDS encoding type VII secretion-associated protein — MTSAVLEVGPVTVRGPGDVPVDLAVIAVAGIDDEITLVEDEPVAVSELWAEVLDAAAAGARALTLVCPTWWSAVRCDRVREAARGADVVVRDRAEALTASLAGVPWVVVEIADELVMVSGAHAAGVAMVRDAQLNEDPDALVRNVCAAAEPSAEVVVDAPEDVPGALALGNAVVTALHHRGVAAAVADSRIWREPLGAPAARDDERIAERVRHGGRATWVTICAAAALAAVLGGIAVAGRQAPADEQAMTVLVEGRVGLQIPAGWTVRRITDGPGSARVEVVSPFDPLAVIHLTQSGLGPGTVSDTVDRALREQPAGVFVDFDPSAVVADRPVVGYREVRPGREVHWAVFSDAAVRIAIGCQSAPGGGEAVRPACEAAIRSAHAIP; from the coding sequence ATGACGTCGGCTGTCCTTGAAGTGGGGCCGGTGACGGTGCGTGGACCCGGTGATGTGCCGGTGGACCTCGCTGTCATCGCGGTGGCCGGCATCGACGACGAGATCACGTTGGTGGAAGACGAACCGGTGGCCGTATCGGAGTTGTGGGCCGAGGTGCTCGATGCGGCCGCCGCAGGCGCCCGGGCGCTGACACTGGTATGCCCGACCTGGTGGTCAGCAGTTCGTTGTGACCGCGTGCGGGAGGCCGCACGTGGTGCTGACGTTGTCGTGAGGGACAGGGCCGAGGCTCTGACTGCCTCTCTGGCGGGCGTGCCGTGGGTAGTGGTCGAGATAGCCGACGAGCTCGTCATGGTGTCGGGTGCACATGCCGCGGGCGTCGCGATGGTCCGCGACGCCCAGCTGAATGAGGATCCAGACGCGTTGGTACGCAATGTGTGCGCCGCCGCCGAACCATCGGCTGAGGTCGTTGTCGATGCACCGGAAGACGTGCCGGGGGCGCTTGCGCTGGGAAACGCGGTGGTGACTGCCCTGCACCATCGTGGTGTCGCGGCGGCTGTGGCTGATTCCCGGATATGGCGCGAACCCCTCGGTGCGCCGGCCGCTCGGGACGACGAGCGAATCGCAGAGCGGGTACGCCATGGCGGGCGCGCGACATGGGTCACGATATGTGCCGCAGCGGCTTTGGCCGCTGTGCTGGGTGGCATCGCCGTGGCCGGTCGCCAAGCGCCCGCGGACGAGCAAGCGATGACTGTGCTCGTGGAGGGCCGGGTAGGACTACAGATCCCGGCCGGGTGGACCGTTCGGCGGATCACGGACGGCCCGGGTTCGGCTCGGGTTGAGGTGGTTTCACCGTTCGACCCGTTGGCCGTGATTCACCTGACCCAATCCGGCCTCGGGCCCGGCACGGTGTCCGACACCGTGGATCGCGCCCTGCGCGAACAGCCTGCGGGCGTGTTCGTCGACTTCGATCCGTCGGCGGTGGTCGCTGATCGGCCGGTGGTCGGGTACCGCGAGGTTCGGCCCGGACGGGAAGTTCATTGGGCGGTGTTCTCCGACGCAGCGGTGCGGATTGCGATCGGCTGTCAGAGCGCGCCGGGAGGCGGTGAGGCCGTTCGCCCGGCATGTGAGGCCGCCATCCGCTCCGCGCATGCGATCCCCTGA
- a CDS encoding WXG100 family type VII secretion target: MSPGLTGPLGTDFEVMTSVAGRIDVLNDDVRAMLQSFIGKMSSVPPSVWGGVAATRFRDVVDRWNSESLTLHTSLGRIADTIRINERTLRSAADSHAQRLGAVGDGI, from the coding sequence ATGTCACCAGGACTGACGGGGCCGTTGGGCACCGATTTCGAGGTAATGACGAGCGTGGCCGGCCGGATCGACGTACTCAACGACGATGTCCGGGCCATGCTGCAATCGTTCATCGGAAAGATGAGCAGTGTGCCACCGTCGGTATGGGGTGGTGTCGCTGCCACCAGGTTCCGTGATGTGGTGGACCGCTGGAACAGCGAATCACTGACGCTGCATACCTCGCTGGGGCGTATTGCCGACACCATCCGGATCAACGAGCGCACGCTGCGCTCGGCGGCGGACAGCCATGCCCAGCGGCTCGGCGCTGTGGGCGACGGAATCTGA
- a CDS encoding WXG100 family type VII secretion target codes for MDHVLSYNFGEIEYSVRQEIHTTSSRFNAALDELRSHTAPLQQVWTREAAQAYAVEQARWNQAAAALNEILFSLGNAVRDGADEVAATDRSAANAWGA; via the coding sequence ATGGATCACGTACTGTCCTACAACTTCGGCGAGATCGAGTACTCGGTCCGTCAGGAGATCCACACCACCTCGAGCCGGTTCAATGCGGCCCTCGATGAATTGCGTTCGCACACCGCGCCGTTACAGCAGGTCTGGACCCGTGAGGCGGCACAGGCCTACGCCGTCGAGCAGGCCCGCTGGAACCAGGCGGCCGCAGCCCTCAACGAGATCCTGTTCTCGCTGGGCAACGCGGTACGCGACGGTGCCGACGAGGTGGCCGCGACAGACCGCAGCGCGGCCAATGCGTGGGGAGCCTGA